One genomic segment of Bradyrhizobium diazoefficiens includes these proteins:
- a CDS encoding glutathione S-transferase family protein codes for MLKFYFNGSPNPTKVALFLEESGLPFEPIAVDTRKGEQFTPDYLKINPNAKVPAIDDNGTIVFDSNAILLYLAEKTGKFLPASRAELLSWLMFVATGVGPYSGQAVHFKHFAPKDQSHDYAHNRYQYETDRHYKILDGHLQGRNYMVGDAYSIVDMALWGWARMVPFKLGDDAFARYPNVKRLVDEISARPAAGRAIALKDKFTFKAEMDDEARANMFRHMQTKVA; via the coding sequence ATGCTCAAATTCTACTTCAATGGATCGCCGAACCCGACCAAGGTTGCGCTGTTCCTCGAGGAGTCCGGACTGCCGTTCGAGCCCATCGCGGTCGACACCCGCAAGGGCGAGCAGTTCACGCCGGATTATCTGAAGATCAATCCGAACGCCAAGGTGCCGGCGATCGACGACAACGGCACGATCGTGTTCGACTCGAATGCCATCCTGCTCTATCTCGCCGAGAAGACCGGAAAATTCCTGCCGGCGAGCCGCGCCGAATTGCTGTCCTGGCTGATGTTCGTGGCGACCGGGGTCGGGCCGTATTCGGGTCAGGCCGTTCACTTCAAGCATTTCGCGCCGAAGGACCAGAGCCACGATTACGCCCACAACCGCTACCAGTACGAGACCGACCGTCACTACAAGATTCTCGATGGTCACCTCCAGGGCCGCAACTACATGGTCGGCGATGCCTATTCGATCGTCGACATGGCGCTGTGGGGCTGGGCGCGGATGGTGCCGTTCAAGCTCGGCGACGACGCCTTTGCGCGCTACCCCAACGTGAAGCGGCTCGTCGACGAGATCTCGGCGCGCCCCGCAGCTGGCCGCGCGATCGCGCTGAAGGACAAGTTCACCTTCAAGGCCGAGATGGACGACGAGGCGAGAGCCAACATGTTCAGGCACATGCAGACCAAGGTGGCGTGA
- a CDS encoding LysR family transcriptional regulator produces the protein MNLNSLDLNLLTALDALLREANVSRAAMRIGLSQPAASHALQRLRDIFGDPLLVRTGARMELTPRAQALRAPLAQALDQVRGLFAPEEFDAARSERPFRLMMPDLAVELLMPPLMEKVTRLAPNVRIDVVPWRGPAIFHAEFARTIDLVISIGNAFKGFHRQLLYTDRDALAVRRGHPMAAKLKRREAFLAARHVGVIIRGNSEDLIDTWLRTKGIERHIALVVSGYLEALHVAARTDLVAFVPRRLIAALSKQLGLVAVTPPLDPGIDEQFMFHPTRAQMDPGSIWLRRLMLATGRELEKKGS, from the coding sequence ATGAATTTGAATTCGCTTGACCTCAATCTATTGACCGCGCTCGACGCGCTGCTGCGCGAGGCCAATGTCAGCCGCGCGGCCATGAGAATCGGCCTGTCGCAGCCAGCCGCGAGCCACGCGCTGCAACGCTTGCGCGACATCTTCGGCGACCCGCTGCTGGTGCGCACCGGCGCGCGGATGGAGCTGACGCCGCGGGCACAGGCGCTGCGCGCACCGCTGGCGCAGGCGCTGGACCAGGTGCGCGGGCTGTTCGCGCCGGAGGAATTCGACGCCGCGCGCAGCGAGCGGCCATTCCGCCTGATGATGCCGGATCTCGCGGTCGAGCTGCTGATGCCGCCGCTGATGGAAAAGGTGACGCGTCTTGCGCCCAACGTCCGCATCGACGTGGTGCCATGGCGGGGACCTGCGATCTTCCACGCCGAGTTCGCCCGCACCATCGACCTCGTGATCTCGATCGGCAACGCCTTCAAGGGCTTTCACCGCCAATTGCTCTACACCGACCGCGACGCGCTGGCGGTGCGACGCGGCCATCCGATGGCCGCGAAGCTGAAGCGGCGCGAGGCGTTCCTGGCCGCGCGCCATGTCGGGGTGATCATCCGCGGCAACAGCGAGGATCTGATCGACACCTGGCTCCGCACCAAGGGCATCGAGCGGCACATTGCGCTGGTGGTGTCGGGCTATCTCGAAGCGCTGCACGTCGCCGCGCGCACCGACCTCGTCGCTTTCGTGCCGCGCCGCCTGATCGCGGCGTTGTCGAAGCAACTCGGCCTCGTCGCGGTGACGCCGCCGCTCGACCCGGGGATCGACGAGCAGTTCATGTTCCATCCGACGCGGGCACAGATGGATCCGGGATCGATCTGGCTGCGGCGGCTGATGCTGGCGACGGGGCGGGAGCTGGAGAAGAAAGGGTCGTAG
- a CDS encoding glutathione S-transferase family protein, whose amino-acid sequence MLKLYYATGTCALATYMTLEEAGADYTAERLSFKDNQQNSPDYLAINPKGRVPALVTDRGVLTETPAMLAYIAQTFPKAKLAPLDDPFDFAQVQSFNSYLCSTVHINHAHKMRGARWATEESSFADMKAMVPKTMAACFKLIEQKMFKGPWVMGDQFTICDPYLHTLSHWLEGDSVDINATPRIADHFKRMSDRPAVRKVMDAQKA is encoded by the coding sequence ATGCTCAAGCTCTACTACGCCACCGGCACCTGTGCGCTCGCCACCTACATGACCCTGGAGGAGGCCGGCGCCGACTACACGGCCGAACGGTTGAGCTTCAAGGACAACCAGCAGAACAGCCCGGACTATCTCGCGATCAATCCGAAGGGACGCGTGCCGGCGCTGGTGACCGATCGCGGCGTCCTCACCGAGACCCCGGCGATGCTGGCCTACATCGCGCAGACCTTCCCGAAGGCGAAGCTCGCCCCCCTCGACGATCCCTTCGACTTCGCGCAGGTGCAGTCGTTCAACTCCTATCTCTGCTCGACCGTGCACATCAACCATGCCCACAAGATGCGCGGCGCGCGCTGGGCGACGGAAGAGAGCTCGTTCGCCGACATGAAGGCGATGGTGCCGAAGACCATGGCCGCCTGCTTCAAGCTGATCGAGCAGAAGATGTTCAAGGGACCATGGGTAATGGGCGATCAGTTCACGATCTGCGATCCCTATCTCCACACGCTCTCGCACTGGCTCGAAGGCGACAGCGTTGACATCAACGCCACGCCGAGGATCGCCGACCACTTCAAGCGCATGTCGGACCGCCCGGCCGTGCGCAAGGTGATGGATGCGCAGAAGGCGTAA
- a CDS encoding site-specific DNA-methyltransferase, translating to MVESRRGASARAPRTNFESPSHRIILGDCVAEMSKLQAGSVDLVFADPPYNLQLKGDLKRPDESHVDAVNDDWDKFDSFSAYDDFTRAWLLAARRAMKPSATIWVIGSYHNIFRVGAIMQDLGFWLLNDIVWRKSNPMPNFRGRRFTNAHETMIWAARDEKAKGYTFNYEALKAANEDVQARSDWLIPLCTGEERLKGADGKKVHPTQKPEGLLARVLLSSSKPGDLVIDPFNGTGTTGAVAKRLGRSYIGFERDKTYAKAAEARIAKVEPLPEESLAPFMTAREAPRVAFSELIERGMIMPGTKLFDAKKKLGALVRADGAIMFGDKVGSIHRIGAVAQGAQACNGWTFWHVETKKGLKLIDELRAEIRAGMAAE from the coding sequence ATGGTAGAGTCGCGTCGCGGGGCGTCTGCAAGGGCGCCCCGCACAAATTTTGAGTCCCCTTCGCATCGTATCATTCTCGGCGATTGCGTCGCCGAGATGTCGAAGCTTCAGGCCGGCAGCGTCGATCTGGTGTTCGCAGATCCGCCCTACAACCTCCAGCTCAAGGGCGATCTCAAGCGCCCCGACGAATCCCATGTCGATGCCGTCAACGACGACTGGGACAAGTTCGATTCGTTTTCCGCCTACGACGATTTCACCCGCGCCTGGCTGCTGGCCGCCCGCCGCGCGATGAAACCCTCGGCGACGATCTGGGTGATCGGCTCGTATCACAACATCTTCCGGGTCGGCGCGATCATGCAGGACCTCGGCTTCTGGCTGCTGAACGACATCGTCTGGCGCAAGTCGAACCCGATGCCGAACTTCCGCGGCCGCCGCTTCACCAACGCGCACGAGACCATGATCTGGGCCGCGCGCGACGAAAAAGCCAAGGGCTACACCTTCAACTACGAGGCGCTGAAGGCGGCCAACGAGGACGTGCAGGCGCGCTCCGACTGGCTGATCCCGCTCTGCACCGGCGAGGAGCGCCTCAAGGGCGCCGACGGCAAGAAAGTGCATCCGACGCAGAAGCCGGAAGGCCTGCTCGCGCGCGTGCTGCTGTCCTCGTCCAAGCCCGGCGATCTCGTGATCGATCCCTTCAACGGCACCGGCACCACCGGCGCCGTCGCCAAGCGCCTCGGCCGCTCCTATATCGGCTTCGAGCGGGACAAGACGTATGCCAAGGCGGCGGAAGCGCGCATCGCCAAGGTCGAGCCGCTGCCGGAAGAGAGCCTCGCCCCGTTCATGACGGCGCGCGAAGCCCCGCGCGTCGCGTTCTCCGAGCTGATCGAGCGCGGCATGATCATGCCCGGCACGAAGCTGTTCGACGCCAAGAAGAAGTTGGGTGCGCTGGTGCGCGCCGACGGCGCCATCATGTTCGGCGACAAGGTCGGCTCGATCCACCGCATCGGCGCGGTCGCGCAAGGCGCGCAGGCCTGCAACGGCTGGACCTTCTGGCACGTCGAGACCAAGAAGGGTCTCAAGCTGATCGACGAGCTCCGCGCCGAGATCCGCGCAGGCATGGCGGCGGAGTAG
- a CDS encoding PaaI family thioesterase: protein MVQTALDNFPRPPCAELLGWRLLDARPEEGWIKLSFEGKPEFCNPAGFIQGGMLSAMLDDTMGPAVLVMSEGRLYTTTISMTVNFLAPARPGPIIGEAKVTQLGRTIAFVDAKLMAEDGTVLATASASERLLEAARVVK, encoded by the coding sequence ATGGTCCAGACCGCACTCGACAACTTTCCAAGGCCGCCCTGCGCCGAGCTGCTCGGATGGCGCCTGCTCGATGCCCGTCCCGAGGAAGGCTGGATCAAGCTGAGCTTCGAGGGCAAGCCGGAGTTTTGCAACCCGGCGGGCTTCATCCAGGGCGGCATGCTCTCGGCCATGCTCGACGACACCATGGGCCCGGCGGTGCTGGTGATGAGCGAAGGCCGGCTCTACACCACGACTATCAGCATGACCGTGAATTTCCTGGCGCCGGCAAGGCCCGGACCGATCATCGGCGAAGCGAAGGTGACGCAGCTCGGCAGGACGATCGCCTTCGTCGACGCCAAGCTGATGGCCGAGGACGGCACAGTGCTGGCAACGGCGAGTGCGAGCGAGCGGCTGCTGGAGGCGGCGAGGGTGGTGAAGTAA
- a CDS encoding DsbA family protein: MIITRRAFTTMLSLTGLAALAGLSPLRFISDAMIPEAKAQSAADVAKPVSLPDMALGPQDAAVTITEYASMTCPHCAAFNEQVFPKIKKEYIDTGKVRYVFREFPLDIKAAAGSMLSRCIANGDAPKYFAVTDMLFRQQTDWVVKNTTETLTRIGKQAGLTQQQVEACLKDQALLDKIAADQKYASDVLKVDSTPTFFINGEKIKGEASFEEFAKKINPLLKS; this comes from the coding sequence GTGATCATCACCCGCCGCGCCTTCACCACGATGCTGTCGCTGACCGGGCTGGCCGCGCTCGCCGGGCTCTCGCCGCTGCGGTTCATCTCGGACGCCATGATCCCTGAAGCAAAGGCACAGTCCGCCGCCGACGTCGCCAAGCCGGTGTCGCTGCCCGACATGGCGCTCGGCCCGCAGGACGCCGCCGTCACCATCACTGAATATGCCTCGATGACCTGCCCGCATTGCGCGGCCTTCAACGAGCAGGTGTTTCCCAAGATCAAGAAGGAATACATCGACACCGGCAAGGTGCGTTACGTCTTCCGCGAGTTCCCGCTCGACATCAAGGCCGCCGCCGGCTCGATGCTGTCGCGCTGCATCGCCAATGGGGACGCGCCGAAATACTTTGCGGTCACCGACATGCTGTTCCGCCAGCAGACCGATTGGGTGGTGAAGAACACCACCGAGACCCTGACGCGGATCGGCAAGCAGGCCGGCCTCACCCAGCAGCAGGTCGAGGCCTGCCTGAAAGACCAGGCGCTGCTCGACAAGATCGCCGCCGACCAGAAATACGCCAGCGACGTCTTGAAGGTGGATTCGACGCCGACCTTCTTCATCAACGGCGAGAAGATCAAGGGCGAGGCCTCCTTCGAGGAATTTGCCAAGAAGATCAATCCGCTGCTGAAGAGCTGA
- a CDS encoding flavin-dependent oxidoreductase: MTVLIAGGGIGGLTLALSLHGIGVPVKVFESVAELRPLGVGINVLPHAVRELIELGLMDKLDASGVRTAELAYFSKYGKPIWSEPRGLEAGYKWPQFSIHRGTLQQLLLDTAVERLGRDNILTSHHLTGWTETASGVRADFIDRATGKAAGTYEGAIMIAADGIHSAAREKLYPNEGPPIWNGRILWRGVTPSKAFLTGRTMIMAGHEILKFVCYPISKEPDSSGNHLINWVAERHMPPTYQWRREDYNRTARLEEFLPWFESWQFDWLDVPGLIRNCPHAYEYPLVDRDPVSQWTFGKVTLMGDAAHPMYPIGSNGASQAILDARVITREILAHGPTQAALLAYEAERRPATTDLVLLNRKNGPEQVMQLVEERAPDGFEIVTDVLSQQELEDIAANYKRVAGFQVEALNAKPPIVSAGAKRVS, encoded by the coding sequence ATGACGGTACTCATCGCCGGTGGCGGCATCGGCGGGCTGACGCTTGCGCTCAGCCTGCATGGGATCGGCGTTCCCGTAAAAGTGTTCGAGAGCGTCGCGGAACTGAGGCCGCTCGGCGTCGGCATCAACGTGCTGCCGCATGCGGTGCGCGAGCTGATCGAGCTCGGGCTGATGGACAAGCTCGATGCCAGCGGCGTGCGGACGGCCGAGCTCGCCTATTTCTCCAAGTATGGCAAGCCGATCTGGAGCGAGCCGCGCGGGCTGGAAGCCGGCTACAAATGGCCGCAGTTCTCGATCCACCGCGGCACGCTCCAGCAGCTGCTGCTCGACACGGCGGTCGAGCGGCTCGGCCGCGACAACATCCTCACCAGCCATCATCTGACCGGCTGGACCGAGACCGCGAGCGGCGTCCGCGCCGATTTCATCGACCGGGCGACCGGCAAGGCCGCAGGTACCTACGAAGGTGCAATCATGATCGCCGCCGACGGCATCCATTCCGCCGCCCGAGAAAAGCTCTATCCGAACGAAGGTCCGCCGATCTGGAACGGCCGCATCCTCTGGCGCGGCGTCACGCCATCGAAGGCCTTTCTCACTGGCCGCACCATGATCATGGCGGGCCACGAGATCCTGAAGTTCGTCTGCTATCCGATCTCGAAAGAGCCGGACTCATCGGGCAACCATCTGATCAACTGGGTCGCCGAACGCCACATGCCGCCGACCTATCAGTGGCGGCGCGAGGACTATAACCGCACCGCGCGGCTGGAAGAATTTTTGCCGTGGTTCGAGAGCTGGCAGTTCGACTGGCTCGATGTGCCCGGCCTGATCCGGAACTGCCCGCATGCTTATGAATACCCGTTGGTCGACCGCGATCCGGTGTCGCAATGGACCTTCGGCAAGGTCACGCTGATGGGCGACGCCGCGCATCCGATGTATCCGATCGGCTCCAACGGCGCCTCGCAGGCGATCCTCGATGCCCGCGTCATCACGCGCGAGATCCTGGCCCATGGCCCGACGCAGGCCGCGCTGCTCGCCTATGAAGCCGAGCGCAGGCCGGCGACCACCGACCTCGTCCTGCTCAACCGCAAGAACGGCCCCGAACAGGTGATGCAGCTCGTCGAGGAGCGCGCGCCCGACGGCTTTGAGATCGTCACCGACGTGCTGTCGCAGCAGGAGCTGGAAGACATCGCGGCGAACTACAAGCGCGTCGCGGGTTTCCAGGTCGAGGCGCTGAATGCGAAGCCGCCGATCGTGAGCGCGGGTGCGAAGCGGGTGAGTTAA
- a CDS encoding DUF721 domain-containing protein, which yields MSKFPPKPGPISAKPLGILLNDVFAEAYAKQGFAARELVTRWAQIAGPEIAAHAEPLKMQWPRPVEGQPQEPATLVLRVEGPMALEIQHSADVILERVNRFFGWSAVGKLAFRQAPLSRPRTRKRPGPPDPKAVAKEVERLGDIEDEELKTALARLGAAIKRN from the coding sequence ATGTCCAAATTCCCTCCCAAGCCCGGCCCCATCAGCGCTAAGCCGCTCGGGATCCTGCTCAATGACGTTTTCGCCGAGGCGTATGCCAAGCAGGGCTTTGCGGCGCGCGAGCTGGTGACGCGGTGGGCGCAGATTGCCGGGCCGGAGATCGCGGCGCACGCCGAGCCGCTCAAGATGCAATGGCCGCGCCCGGTAGAGGGGCAGCCGCAGGAACCGGCGACGCTGGTGCTGCGGGTGGAGGGCCCGATGGCGCTGGAGATCCAGCACTCCGCAGACGTCATCCTGGAACGCGTCAACCGCTTCTTTGGCTGGAGCGCGGTCGGCAAGCTGGCCTTCCGTCAGGCTCCGCTATCGCGGCCCCGGACCCGGAAACGGCCCGGCCCGCCAGACCCGAAGGCGGTTGCCAAGGAGGTCGAGCGGCTCGGGGACATTGAAGATGAAGAATTGAAGACGGCACTGGCGCGGCTCGGGGCCGCCATCAAGCGAAATTGA
- the ypfJ gene encoding KPN_02809 family neutral zinc metallopeptidase, with protein MRYDDFRRSDDIEDRRDDGGGGFGGGGGGFGLPMGGGGLGIGTIIVLGLIGYAFGIDPRILIGGAEILSGGGAPSYHTERQASSGKRGAPADEMGSMISGILGEIDDRWSEIFQASGQSYTGPKIVLFRNATNGGRCGMAQSAMGPFYCPPDRTIFLDTSFFREVETRFRGCSGKSACNFTTAYIIAHEAGHHIQNLLGIIPRVTRLQQQAGSKAEANALQVKVELQADCLSGVWVNREAKKRPNFLEPGDIDAALTTASAIGDDTLQRQATGRVVPDSFTHGSAAQRKQWFMTGYQQGTVQACNTFGAGAL; from the coding sequence ATGCGCTACGATGATTTCCGCCGCAGCGACGACATCGAGGATCGTCGCGACGACGGCGGCGGCGGGTTTGGCGGTGGAGGCGGCGGGTTCGGCCTGCCGATGGGCGGCGGCGGGCTCGGCATCGGCACCATCATCGTGCTCGGCCTGATCGGCTACGCTTTCGGCATCGATCCGCGCATCCTGATCGGCGGCGCCGAGATTCTCTCCGGCGGCGGCGCTCCGAGCTACCACACTGAGCGTCAGGCGTCCTCGGGCAAGCGCGGCGCGCCGGCCGACGAGATGGGCAGTATGATCTCCGGCATCCTCGGCGAGATCGACGATCGCTGGAGCGAGATTTTTCAGGCCAGCGGGCAGTCCTACACCGGTCCGAAGATCGTGCTGTTCCGCAACGCCACCAATGGCGGCCGCTGCGGCATGGCGCAGTCGGCGATGGGGCCGTTCTATTGCCCGCCGGATCGCACCATCTTTCTCGACACCTCGTTCTTCCGCGAGGTCGAGACGCGCTTCCGCGGCTGCTCCGGCAAGTCGGCGTGCAACTTCACCACCGCCTACATCATCGCGCATGAGGCCGGCCATCACATCCAGAACCTGCTCGGCATCATTCCGCGCGTGACGCGGCTGCAGCAGCAGGCCGGCAGCAAGGCCGAGGCCAACGCGCTCCAGGTCAAGGTGGAGCTGCAGGCCGACTGTCTGTCCGGCGTCTGGGTCAACCGCGAGGCCAAGAAGCGTCCGAACTTCCTCGAACCCGGCGACATCGACGCCGCACTGACCACGGCAAGCGCGATCGGCGACGACACGCTGCAGCGCCAGGCCACCGGACGCGTCGTGCCCGATTCCTTCACCCACGGCTCGGCCGCGCAGCGCAAGCAATGGTTCATGACCGGCTACCAGCAGGGCACGGTCCAGGCCTGCAACACGTTCGGGGCCGGAGCATTGTAA
- a CDS encoding nuclear transport factor 2 family protein, protein MSASANKKLMQDIFAAAANPDPAARDRALFTASLADDARWVVTGQYSWSRTFTGKESILNDLHGYVRTRLRDRTRTVAHRFIADGDIVVVEAKGDNVTPEGVRYDNDYCLVFRLEDGKIKEIREYCDSVLTEKALGPFPQAGVRAAS, encoded by the coding sequence ATGAGCGCGAGCGCCAACAAGAAACTGATGCAGGACATTTTCGCCGCTGCCGCCAACCCCGATCCGGCGGCGCGCGACCGCGCCCTGTTCACCGCAAGCCTTGCCGACGACGCCAGATGGGTCGTGACCGGGCAATATTCCTGGTCCCGCACCTTCACGGGCAAGGAGTCGATCCTCAACGATCTGCACGGCTATGTGCGCACCCGCCTGCGCGACCGCACGCGCACAGTCGCTCATCGCTTCATTGCCGACGGCGACATCGTTGTGGTCGAGGCCAAGGGCGACAACGTCACGCCCGAGGGCGTGCGCTACGACAACGACTATTGCCTGGTGTTCCGGCTCGAGGACGGCAAGATCAAGGAGATCCGGGAATACTGCGACTCGGTCCTGACCGAGAAGGCGCTCGGCCCGTTTCCGCAAGCCGGTGTGAGGGCCGCGAGCTGA
- the mutY gene encoding A/G-specific adenine glycosylase, protein MSSKSALKPKSEPSPAETSSRPIALLQWYDRHRRRLPWRAAPGEASDPYRVWLSEIMLQQTTVKAVGPYFEKFVARWPDVTALGSASQDDVLRMWAGLGYYSRARNLYACAVAVTREHGGVFPDTEEGLRTLPGIGPYTAAAIAAIAFDRRTMPVDGNIERVVSRLFAVEEGLPQAKPLIQQLAATLLADSRAGDSAQALMDLGASICTPKKPACSLCPFTEDCTARAQGTQETFPRKAPKKSGTLRRGAAFVITRGDELLVRSRPEKGLLGGMTEVPGSDWLAGQEDATAKQQAPELTGLSRWQRKVGVVTHVFTHFPLELVVYTAKAEPRARAPEGMRWVPIATLAGEALPNVMRKVIAHALDLSSRPFS, encoded by the coding sequence ATGAGCTCCAAATCCGCCCTGAAGCCGAAATCGGAACCCAGCCCGGCGGAGACCTCGTCGCGCCCGATCGCACTTCTGCAATGGTACGACCGCCACCGACGCCGCCTGCCCTGGCGCGCGGCGCCCGGGGAGGCATCGGACCCTTATCGCGTCTGGCTCTCGGAGATCATGCTCCAGCAGACCACGGTGAAGGCGGTCGGGCCTTACTTCGAAAAATTCGTCGCGCGCTGGCCTGACGTCACGGCGCTGGGGAGCGCTTCGCAGGACGACGTGCTGCGAATGTGGGCCGGGCTCGGCTATTATTCGCGCGCACGAAATCTCTACGCCTGTGCGGTCGCCGTGACGCGGGAACATGGCGGCGTGTTTCCGGACACGGAGGAGGGGCTGCGGACACTGCCGGGCATTGGCCCTTATACAGCGGCCGCGATCGCAGCGATCGCCTTCGATCGCCGCACCATGCCGGTCGACGGCAATATCGAGCGCGTGGTGTCGCGCCTGTTCGCGGTGGAGGAGGGGCTGCCGCAGGCAAAGCCCTTGATCCAGCAGCTGGCGGCGACGCTTCTGGCCGACTCCCGCGCCGGCGACAGCGCGCAGGCCCTGATGGATCTCGGCGCCTCGATCTGCACGCCGAAGAAGCCGGCCTGCTCGCTGTGCCCGTTCACTGAGGATTGCACTGCGCGTGCGCAAGGCACGCAGGAAACGTTCCCGCGCAAGGCGCCGAAGAAGAGCGGCACGTTGCGCCGCGGCGCGGCCTTTGTGATCACGCGCGGCGACGAGCTGCTCGTCCGCTCAAGGCCCGAAAAGGGCCTGCTCGGCGGCATGACCGAGGTGCCGGGCTCCGACTGGCTCGCCGGCCAGGAGGATGCGACGGCGAAGCAGCAGGCGCCGGAGTTGACGGGGCTGTCGCGCTGGCAGCGCAAGGTGGGCGTCGTCACCCACGTCTTCACGCATTTTCCGCTGGAGCTCGTCGTCTACACGGCGAAGGCCGAGCCCCGCGCGCGCGCACCCGAGGGCATGCGCTGGGTGCCGATCGCAACCCTTGCCGGAGAGGCACTGCCGAACGTCATGCGCAAGGTGATCGCACACGCATTGGACCTTTCATCCAGGCCATTCTCCTGA